The Mycolicibacterium mageritense genome contains a region encoding:
- a CDS encoding TnsA-like heteromeric transposase endonuclease subunit: MGRSGDKASSVSVSYRRADDLSEVAREWTAAGIDELANAAPWRTFRWHRGQKHYSGTYWSSTIGNHVIYESRLELARLLFADFDTSVQNIVAQPFLLRASVDRKPRKHVPDFLLVTNIGPVVVDVKPARRLADPEVAFTFEWTRELVEAKGWRYEVAAEPIAAELQNVRFLSGYRRDWLFRSELLTRVRGKDLDGLVLADALKCLPDEPIQHVKSSLLHLIWRQELLIDLSAPLSGRTELRRRA, from the coding sequence ATGGGCCGCAGTGGAGACAAGGCGTCGAGTGTCTCTGTCTCATACCGACGTGCAGACGACCTGAGTGAAGTGGCACGAGAGTGGACTGCGGCAGGGATCGACGAACTTGCCAATGCGGCGCCGTGGCGGACCTTTCGGTGGCACCGCGGACAGAAGCACTACTCGGGTACCTACTGGTCGAGCACCATCGGTAACCACGTCATCTACGAATCGCGACTTGAGTTGGCGCGCTTGCTATTTGCCGACTTTGATACGAGTGTGCAGAACATCGTCGCCCAACCATTTCTGCTACGAGCGTCGGTCGACCGCAAGCCACGCAAGCACGTCCCAGACTTTCTATTGGTCACGAATATCGGCCCTGTTGTCGTGGACGTGAAGCCAGCCCGTCGTCTGGCCGATCCCGAGGTGGCCTTCACGTTCGAGTGGACCCGCGAGCTGGTTGAGGCGAAAGGCTGGCGTTACGAGGTGGCGGCCGAGCCCATCGCTGCGGAACTGCAGAATGTCCGCTTCCTATCGGGATACCGGCGCGATTGGCTATTCCGGTCGGAGCTCCTGACACGAGTGCGGGGGAAGGATCTGGACGGCCTGGTACTCGCAGATGCGCTCAAGTGTCTGCCGGATGAACCGATCCAACACGTCAAATCGAGCCTGCTGCACCTCATTTGGCGCCAAGAGCTGCTGATAGATCTGAGCGCGCCGCTTAGCGGACGAACGGAACTGAGGAGACGGGCATGA
- a CDS encoding NAD(P)-dependent oxidoreductase has product MALTTSHDVAVLGCGLMGSALAQALARGGKSVAVWNRTHQKAEALADNAITPIQEIGEAVRSAPLVVVCLATYDNALAALGPASDLTGTTLVNVGSAAPADVEAFGAWAGERGARYLDGSILGYPEQIGTEAAAILYSGSDGAWADHSESLQLLTPMSVWVSPDIKIASVLNVGLVGMFLVPAVSAFVEATTYMRGQGVDQAVLEALTPATFVTVQSETARVASAIAGGDFTTDQATIATYAQALDGAIDVMTELGLTPRVFAAAIENLNAAVDAGLGDLGFAAQTKIIATL; this is encoded by the coding sequence ATGGCCTTGACCACCTCACACGACGTCGCAGTGCTGGGCTGCGGCTTGATGGGATCAGCACTCGCGCAGGCGCTCGCCCGCGGCGGCAAATCCGTCGCCGTCTGGAACCGCACGCACCAGAAGGCAGAAGCCTTGGCAGACAACGCGATAACGCCCATTCAGGAAATCGGTGAGGCCGTCCGCTCCGCGCCGCTCGTCGTCGTCTGCCTGGCCACGTACGACAACGCGCTCGCCGCCCTCGGGCCGGCGTCCGACCTGACGGGCACGACCCTCGTCAACGTGGGCAGCGCCGCCCCCGCAGACGTCGAAGCCTTCGGGGCCTGGGCCGGCGAGCGCGGCGCCAGATATCTGGACGGGTCCATTCTCGGGTACCCCGAACAGATCGGCACCGAGGCCGCGGCGATCCTCTATTCCGGATCCGACGGCGCGTGGGCCGACCACAGCGAGAGCCTGCAACTGCTGACCCCCATGTCCGTATGGGTATCCCCTGACATCAAGATCGCCAGTGTTCTGAACGTGGGACTGGTGGGCATGTTCCTGGTCCCGGCCGTCAGCGCCTTTGTGGAAGCAACGACCTACATGCGCGGACAGGGGGTCGATCAGGCCGTTCTCGAAGCACTCACGCCTGCCACGTTCGTGACCGTCCAGAGTGAGACCGCTCGGGTCGCGTCCGCCATAGCCGGCGGCGATTTCACCACCGATCAAGCAACCATCGCCACCTATGCCCAAGCCCTCGACGGTGCCATTGATGTGATGACGGAACTCGGACTGACACCCCGGGTGTTCGCCGCCGCTATCGAGAATCTGAACGCCGCAGTCGACGCCGGACTGGGCGACCTCGGCTTCGCCGCACAGACGAAGATCATCGCCACCTTGTGA
- a CDS encoding TniQ family protein, which translates to MRTLPIRVNPIDGEALDSWLEALAHRTHTAFGDLLQAVGLATHPQTTAAWWMVGLSSTEIETVSAVTGVSSATLNRMTLHRYADDAVHIDRRLYVAERYLPWSTPTGSGFCPACLEETGGRWNLDWRLGWTFVCIKHHCLLAHACPECGGVQRGRAHIKETIPQPGRCSNPATSALGRSPKRCGADLSHARVSIFRIEHPVIEAQRTINAIIATATPGFGLYNAHTQPRASVLADIRAVAGRVLAYATPRDLEAVIPADLLAVYRGPIRRPSSPRGPSRDPRQAVPTPAASAAVGVVAALNVLDHVSVADAGEALRWLVQSSRDQGLSVTATNIGWGKGISAALVGAQLAALGPLLNPSDQLRYRIGTPMPTHPAPSDVHSNILAKRLPPMLWPAWSLRFSIPKCHQRQLRPTLAVALLLVHSRLSLDDSARIVDSPINGQAISRVLQLLEDREHWPNIRAGIIRMAEYLATENVPIDYHLRRRLNYSQLLPDMTWAQICRDTGTPGAGTARAKIARSYLFEQLSGLPSAAAPWGADDSAFRTRVANFPQHLTPALSAALYEHAQEFLSHMDITGEPPVWSPPANVFDGLLLPGPSPDDLDAAELRNLVNGEQMTLGTAAKLVGTSLDTARHVLQVAAVASSSATGVDHAAPTRASAYCTARAALPRSRLIELYHDQRMSLYDIAVDIGVSRQTITRLAHDYEVSLCGNPAGTPETR; encoded by the coding sequence TTGCGTACCTTGCCGATCCGCGTCAACCCGATTGATGGTGAAGCCCTCGATTCCTGGCTCGAAGCGCTTGCGCATCGCACGCACACGGCATTCGGCGACCTTCTTCAGGCGGTCGGCCTCGCTACACACCCGCAGACAACCGCAGCATGGTGGATGGTAGGGCTGAGTTCCACCGAGATCGAGACGGTCAGCGCAGTGACGGGCGTTTCATCGGCCACGCTCAATCGCATGACGCTGCACCGCTACGCCGATGATGCCGTGCATATCGATCGACGGTTGTATGTCGCAGAACGGTACCTGCCGTGGAGCACACCGACCGGATCGGGTTTTTGCCCGGCGTGCTTAGAAGAGACCGGTGGGAGATGGAACCTCGATTGGCGGCTGGGCTGGACATTCGTTTGCATCAAGCATCATTGCTTGCTCGCGCATGCCTGCCCAGAATGCGGCGGTGTGCAGCGTGGGCGGGCACATATCAAAGAGACCATCCCCCAACCAGGACGTTGCTCCAACCCGGCAACGTCAGCGCTCGGTCGCTCGCCCAAACGGTGCGGGGCCGACCTCTCACACGCGAGGGTCTCCATCTTCAGAATCGAACACCCCGTGATAGAGGCGCAACGAACCATCAATGCCATTATCGCCACGGCGACACCAGGATTCGGTCTCTACAACGCGCACACCCAGCCACGGGCCAGCGTCCTCGCAGACATTCGGGCCGTCGCCGGACGCGTGTTGGCTTATGCCACACCACGCGATCTCGAAGCCGTCATCCCCGCTGACCTGCTCGCCGTCTACCGTGGCCCGATCCGCCGGCCTTCCTCCCCACGCGGACCCAGCCGCGACCCGAGACAGGCGGTGCCGACGCCCGCTGCAAGTGCGGCGGTCGGCGTGGTCGCCGCGCTGAACGTGCTTGATCACGTGAGTGTCGCCGACGCCGGGGAGGCGCTGCGCTGGTTGGTGCAATCCTCGCGCGACCAGGGATTGTCTGTGACAGCAACGAACATTGGTTGGGGAAAGGGCATCTCCGCCGCACTCGTCGGAGCCCAACTCGCCGCGCTGGGACCTCTACTCAACCCCAGCGACCAACTGCGTTACCGCATCGGCACACCGATGCCGACGCATCCCGCGCCCTCCGACGTACACAGCAACATCCTGGCCAAACGACTGCCGCCCATGCTGTGGCCGGCCTGGTCGTTGCGATTCTCGATTCCGAAATGCCATCAACGCCAACTACGGCCCACGCTGGCCGTTGCGCTTCTACTCGTCCACAGCAGGCTCAGTCTGGACGACTCGGCGCGAATAGTCGACAGCCCCATCAACGGCCAGGCGATATCGCGCGTGCTCCAGCTCCTCGAAGACCGCGAGCACTGGCCCAACATTCGAGCCGGAATCATCCGAATGGCCGAATACCTGGCCACCGAAAACGTACCCATCGACTACCATCTGCGCCGACGCCTCAACTACAGCCAGCTACTACCGGACATGACGTGGGCACAGATCTGTCGCGACACCGGCACCCCTGGCGCGGGGACCGCTCGGGCCAAGATCGCCCGCAGTTACCTTTTCGAACAACTCAGCGGACTGCCCTCAGCGGCGGCACCGTGGGGTGCCGATGACAGCGCATTCCGCACCAGGGTTGCCAACTTTCCGCAGCACCTCACCCCAGCACTGTCAGCTGCGCTCTACGAGCATGCGCAGGAATTCCTATCCCACATGGATATTACGGGCGAACCGCCGGTGTGGTCTCCACCGGCCAACGTCTTTGATGGCCTTCTCCTACCTGGACCTAGTCCCGACGACCTGGATGCCGCTGAACTACGCAATCTGGTGAACGGCGAACAGATGACGCTGGGCACTGCTGCCAAACTCGTTGGCACCAGCCTCGACACGGCGCGACACGTCCTACAGGTAGCAGCCGTCGCCAGTTCGTCCGCGACGGGCGTCGACCACGCCGCGCCGACTCGCGCATCCGCATATTGCACCGCGCGGGCCGCGCTCCCCCGCTCCCGCCTCATCGAGCTCTATCACGATCAGCGAATGTCCTTGTACGACATAGCCGTCGACATCGGAGTCAGCCGTCAGACGATCACCCGCCTCGCCCACGACTATGAGGTGTCCCTCTGCGGCAACCCTGCCGGCACACCAGAAACCCGGTAG
- a CDS encoding PucR family transcriptional regulator: MDARWPRPDQRTAALIRDVAARLLASTNEAVNSVIAAAHQGAAYRALLEDPQLAAADRHMSKAYLLHWLSANLQDPGAAVAPCVEPEVLQFARDLVRRGMDMHDLGSWRGAQHGAWDLWVDACFAATTDVEELRDLMKVSERSMATFIDDSMTALDEYVEQERADLARGASAERHATVQLLLEGAPIARARAESRLGYALTGSHLSVIIWSDSADAAEGLDSAAEAVMRVCGVQRRLTLNASATALWVWFPADGVPSVEAVEAALSVCPGIRVALGRTGRDLDGFRRSHLDAAAAQRMLARLGSARPVVRYEDVALVSVLTADMAQADQFVNDTLGDLATADPVLRETVLTYVRERFNGSAAAERLFTHRNTVERRLARADQLLPVPLAENAASVVAALMLVQLRD, translated from the coding sequence GTGGATGCACGATGGCCGCGACCTGATCAGCGAACCGCGGCGCTGATCAGGGACGTCGCTGCACGTCTGCTGGCGTCGACGAATGAGGCGGTCAATTCCGTGATCGCCGCCGCCCACCAGGGTGCCGCCTATCGTGCGTTGCTTGAGGATCCTCAGCTTGCGGCGGCTGACCGTCACATGAGCAAGGCGTACCTGTTGCATTGGCTGTCGGCCAATTTGCAGGACCCGGGGGCAGCGGTCGCGCCCTGTGTCGAACCCGAGGTCCTGCAGTTTGCGCGTGACCTGGTGCGCCGGGGAATGGACATGCACGATCTCGGTTCGTGGCGGGGCGCTCAGCACGGCGCGTGGGACCTGTGGGTGGATGCGTGCTTCGCGGCGACGACAGATGTCGAGGAGCTCCGGGATCTCATGAAGGTGTCCGAGCGGTCGATGGCGACGTTCATCGACGATTCGATGACGGCACTGGATGAGTACGTCGAGCAGGAGCGTGCGGACCTCGCCCGGGGCGCCAGCGCGGAGCGGCATGCCACCGTGCAACTGCTGCTCGAGGGGGCGCCGATCGCTCGCGCACGTGCAGAATCCCGCCTCGGGTACGCGCTGACGGGCAGCCACCTCAGCGTGATCATCTGGAGCGACTCCGCCGACGCGGCCGAGGGACTGGACTCCGCCGCAGAAGCGGTGATGCGGGTGTGCGGAGTGCAGCGCCGGCTCACCCTGAATGCGAGTGCCACCGCGCTGTGGGTGTGGTTCCCGGCGGATGGTGTCCCGTCGGTCGAGGCGGTTGAGGCTGCCCTATCTGTCTGCCCAGGGATCCGCGTGGCCCTCGGGCGAACCGGGCGCGATCTCGATGGATTTCGCCGCAGTCATCTGGACGCCGCGGCCGCGCAGCGGATGCTCGCCCGGCTGGGATCGGCGCGGCCCGTCGTGCGGTATGAGGACGTCGCTCTGGTGTCAGTGCTCACCGCGGACATGGCGCAGGCCGATCAGTTCGTGAACGACACACTCGGCGATCTTGCTACTGCTGACCCCGTATTGCGGGAGACGGTCCTGACTTACGTGCGTGAGCGGTTCAATGGCTCCGCCGCAGCGGAGCGGCTGTTCACGCACCGCAACACCGTCGAGCGGCGGCTGGCTCGGGCCGATCAGCTCCTTCCGGTGCCGCTCGCCGAGAACGCTGCGAGTGTGGTGGCGGCGTTGATGCTTGTGCAGCTGCGCGACTGA
- a CDS encoding aldehyde dehydrogenase family protein — translation MTTTITALAQPRSYIAGEWVDCDALDAWNIDPNTGEPVHRMMTTTTTDLERALQHAQRAYDAADFTSEEFRLERADALERAATKVEDRLEEIARTDAITSGTAITSTRKLAAFLPPRIRAAAAEARRIPRVTALAAGGRDVRLHRVPWGPAAILTPWNGPSFIPAAKIASAIAAGCPVLLKPSEHAPASAQVIAECFVDAGLPDGALQLVHGTGGIGAALTADRRVQVVSFTGGPGAGRAIARAAAEDFKVLQLELGGNNPVLVLDDADLDVTADGILAGMTTLNGQWCEGPGKVLAPHRLVQPLRQALIERITRLRIGHSLDEGTDIGPISNEPHYRTLLQRIDDLRGLGAEIDQPGELPGLAGYFLSPTIATGSDPDRTTAELFGPVISLHGVGSDEEALHAANAHPSGLDAYVFGTDTDRAIAVGARIKSGEVRVNGAKLADLGDGSAQSFWGRSGIGGHGPAESVRVFCGERVVGVDSPDLPL, via the coding sequence ATGACGACCACGATCACGGCACTCGCCCAGCCCCGCAGTTACATCGCCGGCGAATGGGTCGACTGCGACGCACTCGACGCGTGGAACATCGACCCGAACACGGGCGAGCCGGTGCACCGCATGATGACCACCACGACCACCGACCTGGAGCGGGCACTCCAGCACGCTCAGCGTGCGTACGACGCCGCGGACTTCACCTCAGAAGAATTCCGGCTCGAACGCGCCGACGCACTCGAGCGCGCCGCGACCAAGGTCGAAGACCGGCTCGAGGAAATCGCCCGCACCGACGCGATCACCAGCGGCACCGCGATCACCTCAACCCGCAAGCTCGCTGCCTTCCTCCCGCCCCGGATCCGCGCCGCGGCGGCCGAGGCCCGCAGAATCCCCCGTGTCACCGCGCTGGCCGCCGGCGGCCGCGACGTGCGTTTGCACCGGGTGCCGTGGGGACCTGCCGCCATCCTCACCCCGTGGAACGGTCCCAGCTTCATCCCCGCGGCGAAGATCGCCAGCGCGATCGCCGCAGGCTGCCCGGTGCTGCTCAAGCCGTCCGAGCACGCGCCGGCCAGCGCCCAGGTGATCGCCGAATGCTTCGTCGACGCCGGCTTACCCGACGGTGCACTCCAACTCGTGCACGGCACCGGCGGCATCGGCGCTGCACTCACGGCCGACCGCCGGGTGCAGGTTGTCTCCTTCACCGGCGGACCGGGCGCGGGCCGGGCCATCGCCCGCGCGGCGGCTGAGGATTTCAAGGTTCTGCAGCTCGAGCTCGGGGGCAACAACCCCGTACTGGTGCTCGACGACGCCGATCTCGACGTCACTGCCGACGGCATCCTCGCCGGCATGACGACGCTGAACGGGCAGTGGTGTGAGGGCCCCGGAAAGGTCCTGGCACCGCACCGGCTGGTGCAGCCCCTGCGGCAAGCGCTGATCGAGCGCATCACGCGATTGCGGATCGGGCATTCACTCGACGAGGGCACCGACATCGGACCGATCTCGAACGAGCCGCATTACCGGACCCTGCTCCAGCGGATCGACGACCTGCGCGGGCTCGGCGCCGAGATCGACCAGCCGGGCGAGCTCCCCGGCCTCGCGGGCTACTTTCTGTCGCCGACCATCGCCACCGGCTCCGACCCCGACCGCACGACCGCCGAGCTGTTCGGCCCGGTTATCTCACTGCACGGCGTCGGTTCGGACGAGGAGGCCCTGCACGCCGCCAACGCGCACCCGTCGGGCCTGGACGCCTACGTCTTCGGAACCGACACCGACCGCGCCATCGCCGTCGGGGCCCGGATCAAGTCCGGTGAAGTGCGGGTCAACGGCGCCAAACTCGCCGACCTCGGCGACGGTTCCGCCCAAAGCTTCTGGGGCCGGTCCGGCATCGGCGGACACGGGCCCGCGGAATCGGTGCGGGTGTTTTGCGGCGAGCGCGTCGTCGGGGTCGACTCACCCGACCTGCCGCTGTAA
- a CDS encoding AAA family ATPase yields the protein MATKNHAQQQTEARLDNLTLARKEGWQRFVNTAARIPPEPLTRTRLEALGEAAFDDYNRQRREWHANLGPIKTPQLAALHEDLWDIVDSNAQDGDKAKGAVAIDAFPGLGKTTSVLDFAKKFHRREINEQGTETNAGHERWPVCRVGLTGNTGMVEFNKAMLGFYAHPGVTRGKAADYAYRALDNVLSCETKLLIIDDLHFLRWRNTVGVEISNHFKYIANEFPVTLIFVGVGLAARGLFSEGHFYEDAVIAQTGRRTTNLDMRPFTIEGDEGRRQWRQLLLALEQRIVLADHHPGMLVDELSDYLFARSTGHIGSLMTLINRGCQRAVRTGAEVLSRELMDRVKNDAASEKARQELEIAFQARRLTTRIGKAG from the coding sequence ATGGCCACGAAGAATCACGCGCAGCAGCAGACCGAAGCCCGGCTGGACAATCTCACGTTGGCCCGAAAGGAGGGCTGGCAGCGATTCGTAAACACCGCCGCTCGTATCCCACCGGAGCCACTGACCCGCACCCGGCTTGAGGCGCTGGGCGAAGCGGCCTTCGACGACTACAACCGGCAGCGCCGCGAGTGGCACGCCAATCTTGGCCCGATCAAAACGCCGCAGCTTGCCGCGCTGCATGAGGACCTGTGGGACATCGTCGACAGCAACGCCCAGGACGGCGACAAAGCCAAAGGCGCGGTGGCGATCGATGCCTTTCCTGGACTCGGGAAGACCACTTCGGTGCTGGATTTCGCCAAGAAGTTCCATCGTCGCGAAATCAACGAGCAGGGAACCGAAACCAATGCGGGCCACGAGCGTTGGCCGGTGTGCCGAGTGGGGTTGACCGGCAATACTGGGATGGTCGAATTCAATAAGGCGATGCTCGGCTTTTACGCCCATCCGGGAGTCACACGGGGCAAGGCAGCTGACTACGCCTATCGAGCATTGGACAACGTCCTGAGCTGCGAGACCAAGTTGCTCATAATCGATGATCTGCACTTTCTCCGCTGGCGCAACACAGTCGGGGTGGAGATCAGCAACCATTTCAAATACATCGCCAACGAGTTTCCCGTCACCCTGATCTTCGTCGGCGTCGGTCTGGCAGCTCGCGGCCTGTTCTCCGAAGGCCATTTCTACGAAGACGCCGTAATCGCTCAAACCGGTAGGCGGACAACAAACCTCGACATGAGGCCGTTCACCATCGAAGGGGACGAAGGTCGCCGCCAGTGGCGCCAACTCCTGCTCGCCCTGGAACAGCGGATCGTGCTGGCCGACCACCATCCCGGCATGCTCGTCGACGAGCTTTCGGACTACCTGTTTGCGCGTAGCACCGGGCATATCGGATCGCTCATGACGTTGATCAATCGGGGCTGTCAACGCGCCGTTCGGACCGGGGCTGAAGTCCTTTCCCGCGAATTGATGGATCGCGTCAAGAACGATGCGGCGTCGGAGAAAGCCCGTCAGGAACTGGAGATCGCATTTCAGGCGCGGCGGTTGACGACTCGAATCGGTAAGGCAGGGTAA
- a CDS encoding Mu transposase C-terminal domain-containing protein translates to MSSAAVRIGVGTRLVHDGELVEIVEIHAGRTGMDVVLKCTSKQALIRASFNELLTSGATRVIPERDGPSGDDDFEPAGVVLAQLSGAERNEVIDRAAHVREVLTGFRSGSKELALPGEPRSEYRGDVPLSRRYASKARELGAGVRSIERWVQQFQKSGEAGLAPTHDRAGAGPGANVDSRWTEMAVEVMVEHADQSRPSQTMVIKRTNARIVARFGEGVVEVPSRATAFRVLAELEKRYPTFRLSTKRNRDIADRPDGLYGKLRPTRPGEYMLMDTTRLDVFAMDPITLRWVQAELTIGMDWYTRCVTGIRLTPVSTKSVDAAAVLYQSYRPRPAGKNWPTHAVWPEHGVPRSVLVDVQAVDGTFVGAAGPAIVPETVVIDHGKIYVSEHMTSVCQRLGISIQPARLRTGRDKGPVERFFRTIREDLLQILPGYKGPDIHSRGLDPESEAFFYLDELEAIIREWVAVEYHRRPHDSLVDPHVPGLRMSPAQMFEHGIARAGYIEAPRDPDLAYEFLKAEFRKVQHYGVDLGGRRYNGMSLSPYRNVASPYKGKAKGGWPIHYDPDDVTRAYFRDPETRKWHTLMWEHAPSMEMPLSQDALQFARKLAASKYTYPDDRLAVTDLLERWNLGLGSTLAERRMALRLSREDTLIDQSAVLNDVGTLPSVARVMATADPPADEEPDTPDVPDPETGDDDAEDELDDYVSDFYADALEDA, encoded by the coding sequence ATGAGTTCAGCTGCGGTTCGAATCGGTGTGGGCACGCGACTTGTGCACGACGGGGAGCTGGTGGAGATCGTTGAGATCCACGCTGGCCGGACGGGCATGGACGTCGTGTTGAAATGTACATCGAAGCAAGCCCTCATCCGTGCCAGCTTCAACGAACTCCTCACGTCTGGCGCCACGCGAGTTATCCCCGAACGGGACGGGCCGTCAGGTGATGACGACTTCGAGCCGGCCGGGGTTGTTCTTGCTCAGCTGAGCGGCGCTGAGCGTAACGAGGTGATCGACCGAGCGGCGCACGTCCGTGAGGTGCTGACTGGGTTCCGTTCGGGTAGTAAGGAATTGGCGCTCCCCGGGGAGCCGCGGTCGGAGTACCGAGGCGATGTCCCGCTGTCGAGACGTTACGCGAGCAAAGCGCGTGAGCTTGGTGCTGGGGTGCGCTCGATCGAGCGTTGGGTGCAGCAATTCCAGAAGAGCGGTGAGGCGGGACTTGCGCCGACGCACGATCGCGCGGGTGCTGGCCCGGGTGCGAACGTCGACTCTCGGTGGACAGAGATGGCAGTTGAGGTGATGGTCGAGCACGCAGACCAATCCCGGCCGTCGCAAACGATGGTCATCAAGCGAACCAACGCGCGGATTGTCGCTCGTTTTGGCGAAGGGGTCGTTGAAGTCCCTTCGCGTGCAACAGCATTTCGTGTTCTTGCCGAGCTAGAAAAGCGGTACCCGACCTTCCGGTTGAGTACGAAACGCAACCGCGACATCGCGGACCGTCCAGACGGGTTGTACGGGAAGCTCCGCCCGACCAGGCCCGGCGAGTACATGCTGATGGACACCACGCGCCTGGACGTCTTTGCGATGGATCCGATTACGTTGCGGTGGGTGCAGGCGGAGTTGACGATCGGTATGGACTGGTATACCCGCTGCGTCACCGGGATTCGGTTGACACCGGTGTCGACGAAGTCAGTGGATGCGGCCGCAGTCCTGTATCAGTCTTATCGGCCACGGCCAGCCGGCAAGAACTGGCCGACGCATGCGGTGTGGCCCGAACATGGTGTGCCGAGGTCCGTTCTGGTTGACGTGCAGGCAGTTGACGGCACGTTCGTCGGCGCAGCGGGCCCGGCGATCGTGCCCGAGACCGTGGTGATCGATCACGGCAAGATTTACGTGTCTGAGCATATGACGAGTGTCTGTCAGCGGCTCGGGATTTCGATCCAGCCGGCCCGACTACGGACAGGCCGAGACAAAGGGCCAGTGGAGAGATTCTTTCGCACGATTCGCGAAGACCTGCTCCAAATCCTCCCCGGATACAAGGGTCCAGATATTCACTCGCGAGGGCTCGACCCGGAGTCGGAGGCGTTCTTCTATCTTGACGAGTTGGAAGCGATCATCCGCGAGTGGGTGGCAGTGGAGTATCACCGCCGACCGCATGACAGTCTCGTCGATCCGCATGTGCCAGGGCTACGTATGTCCCCGGCACAGATGTTTGAACACGGCATTGCTCGCGCCGGCTACATCGAGGCGCCACGTGATCCCGATTTGGCGTACGAGTTCCTGAAAGCCGAGTTCCGCAAGGTGCAGCACTACGGGGTGGATTTGGGTGGTCGCCGGTACAACGGCATGTCATTGAGCCCTTACCGCAATGTGGCCAGCCCGTATAAGGGAAAAGCCAAGGGGGGCTGGCCTATTCACTACGACCCCGATGACGTCACCCGCGCCTACTTCCGCGATCCGGAGACCCGCAAGTGGCACACGTTGATGTGGGAGCACGCACCGTCGATGGAGATGCCGCTGAGCCAGGATGCGCTGCAATTCGCACGTAAGCTAGCCGCTTCAAAGTACACCTACCCCGATGATCGACTTGCGGTCACCGATCTGTTGGAGCGGTGGAACCTCGGGTTGGGCTCCACGCTGGCGGAACGGCGGATGGCGCTGCGGCTGTCCCGCGAAGACACACTGATCGACCAGAGTGCTGTGCTGAACGACGTTGGCACCCTGCCGTCAGTAGCCCGCGTGATGGCGACAGCCGATCCTCCCGCCGATGAGGAACCGGACACGCCCGATGTACCCGATCCGGAGACCGGTGATGACGACGCCGAGGACGAACTCGACGACTATGTCAGCGACTTCTACGCCGACGCGCTGGAGGACGCGTGA
- a CDS encoding TetR/AcrR family transcriptional regulator: MATPAPRRPGRRASPSAAETRARIIRAAREVFNELGYDAATFTVVAVRSDVTRPAVNHHFGGKSTLYRAVVAQTTTAVIEAATQAREQSTVTARLSTFFAAVVGAGSSDRSGAAFLVTAAIESRRHPELVDAEHDPVAACRRFLSWALTEASDTGELSSDTDTATVVEMLLAALLGMALSAGHIAPHQDPGHVADAFERLLSAQSGRSATR, encoded by the coding sequence ATGGCCACTCCCGCGCCGCGCCGTCCGGGGCGGCGGGCGTCGCCGAGCGCAGCCGAGACCCGGGCACGGATCATTCGAGCAGCCCGTGAGGTGTTCAACGAACTCGGTTATGACGCGGCCACTTTTACCGTGGTCGCGGTGCGCTCCGATGTGACCAGGCCGGCTGTGAACCATCATTTCGGCGGCAAGTCGACGCTGTATCGGGCAGTCGTCGCCCAGACGACCACCGCGGTGATCGAGGCCGCGACCCAGGCCCGTGAGCAGTCCACGGTGACGGCGCGGCTGTCGACGTTCTTTGCTGCGGTCGTCGGCGCCGGGTCGTCCGACCGGTCCGGCGCGGCGTTCCTGGTGACCGCGGCGATCGAGTCGCGACGCCACCCCGAACTCGTCGATGCCGAGCACGACCCGGTGGCCGCCTGCCGGCGGTTCCTCTCCTGGGCGCTCACTGAGGCCTCCGACACCGGTGAGCTGTCCTCCGACACCGACACTGCCACTGTGGTCGAGATGCTGTTGGCCGCGCTGCTCGGGATGGCCTTGTCGGCCGGCCATATCGCTCCGCACCAGGATCCCGGCCACGTGGCCGACGCGTTCGAGCGGTTGCTGTCAGCTCAGAGTGGGCGGTCCGCCACACGGTGA
- a CDS encoding LysR family transcriptional regulator — MSTSSMARWAKTHAIPLRGRGGPSHSASLAAQRDVPSALEHDSTLVGTRTWQRLQLFACAARYRTLTVAAQELGVRPISLINRIKYLESELGVQLLVRPENGCAMQLTDDGIQVLRSLRQTSD; from the coding sequence ATGAGCACCAGCAGCATGGCCCGCTGGGCAAAGACGCACGCTATCCCCTTGCGCGGGCGAGGTGGACCGAGCCACAGCGCAAGCCTCGCCGCCCAGCGCGATGTCCCTAGCGCCCTGGAACACGACTCCACGCTCGTCGGAACCCGCACATGGCAGCGTCTGCAGCTATTCGCGTGTGCTGCGCGTTACCGGACACTTACCGTTGCCGCGCAAGAACTTGGCGTCCGCCCGATCAGCCTCATCAACCGAATCAAGTACCTAGAAAGCGAACTCGGTGTGCAACTGCTCGTTCGTCCAGAGAATGGATGCGCAATGCAGCTCACCGACGATGGAATCCAGGTGCTGAGATCCCTCAGGCAGACGTCCGACTAA